The Pectobacterium carotovorum genome includes a window with the following:
- the smg gene encoding DUF494 family protein Smg, which yields MFDVLMYLFESYIHNETEMRVDQDTLTDDLTRAGFDRNDIYSALSWLEKLADIQEGQTAPLYLANDPLAMRIYTQDEEMRLDAECRGFLLFLEQIQVLNLETREMVIERVMALETQEFDLEDLKWVILMVLFNVPGCENAYQQMEELLFEVNDGYVQ from the coding sequence ATGTTCGACGTACTCATGTACTTGTTTGAGAGCTACATCCACAATGAAACTGAAATGCGTGTCGATCAGGATACGTTAACTGATGACCTCACCCGCGCTGGATTCGATCGTAACGATATCTATAGCGCGTTGAGTTGGCTGGAAAAATTGGCCGATATTCAGGAAGGGCAGACAGCACCGCTTTATTTGGCGAACGATCCGCTGGCTATGCGGATCTATACGCAGGATGAGGAGATGCGTCTTGATGCGGAATGTCGTGGCTTTTTATTGTTCCTTGAACAAATCCAGGTTCTGAATCTTGAAACGCGGGAGATGGTCATCGAACGCGTCATGGCGTTGGAAACGCAGGAGTTCGATCTGGAAGATCTGAAGTGGGTCATCCTCATGGTGCTTTTCAATGTGCCTGGCTGTGAGAATGCCTATCAGCAAATGGAAGAATTACTCTTTGAGGTCAATGACGGTTATGTGCAATAG
- a CDS encoding topoisomerase DNA-binding C4 zinc finger domain-containing protein: MAKSVLFAEKKQEICPDCGSVLVIRSGRHGPFLGCSAYPECEFIRPLKAQADGHIVKVLDGQQCPLCQSTLVLRQGRYGMFIGCGNYPECHHTETIDRPDETAIRCPQCNEGTLLQRKSRYGKVFHSCDRYPDCQFTLNHKPIAGECPSCHYALLFEKKTAQGTKLFCASKLCGKPVAAEVDKNE, from the coding sequence ATGGCTAAGTCCGTACTGTTTGCTGAAAAAAAACAGGAAATATGTCCAGACTGTGGGTCAGTGCTGGTTATCCGTTCTGGTCGGCACGGCCCGTTTCTCGGTTGTTCTGCGTATCCAGAATGCGAATTCATTCGCCCGCTGAAAGCGCAGGCTGATGGACATATCGTCAAAGTGTTGGATGGGCAGCAATGCCCACTTTGTCAGTCGACATTGGTATTAAGGCAAGGCCGTTATGGGATGTTCATCGGCTGTGGCAATTATCCTGAATGCCATCATACCGAGACTATCGATCGCCCTGATGAAACGGCGATTCGATGTCCACAGTGTAATGAAGGCACGTTGTTACAGCGTAAGTCTCGCTACGGTAAAGTGTTTCATTCTTGCGATCGCTATCCCGATTGTCAGTTTACGTTAAACCATAAGCCGATCGCGGGTGAATGCCCTTCTTGCCATTACGCCTTATTGTTTGAGAAAAAAACGGCACAAGGTACCAAGCTATTTTGTGCCAGTAAATTATGTGGAAAGCCGGTAGCGGCAGAAGTTGATAAGAATGAGTGA
- the def gene encoding peptide deformylase → MSVLQVLHFPDERLRITAQPVKEVNADIQRIVDDMFDTMYEEEGIGLAATQVDIHQRIIVIDVSEERNQRLVLINPELIEKSGDTGIEEGCLSIPETRALVPRAEHVKVRALDREGKTFELEASELLAICIQHEMDHLVGKLFIDYLSPLKRQRIRQKLEKLAKQNSRAR, encoded by the coding sequence ATGTCAGTTTTGCAGGTATTACATTTTCCAGATGAGCGGCTCCGCATCACTGCGCAACCCGTAAAAGAAGTCAATGCAGATATTCAACGTATCGTGGATGATATGTTCGATACCATGTACGAAGAAGAAGGTATTGGGCTGGCCGCAACACAGGTGGATATTCATCAGCGTATCATTGTCATTGACGTCTCTGAAGAACGAAACCAACGGCTGGTGCTGATCAATCCCGAGCTGATTGAGAAGAGCGGCGATACGGGTATCGAAGAGGGTTGCCTGTCGATCCCTGAAACGCGTGCGCTGGTTCCTCGTGCAGAGCATGTAAAAGTGCGTGCATTGGATCGCGAAGGTAAGACGTTCGAACTTGAAGCAAGCGAACTACTTGCCATTTGTATTCAGCATGAAATGGATCATCTGGTTGGGAAACTGTTTATCGATTACCTTTCCCCGCTTAAACGCCAGCGCATTCGTCAAAAACTGGAAAAACTGGCTAAGCAGAATAGCCGAGCCCGCTAA
- the dprA gene encoding DNA-protecting protein DprA — protein sequence MLSTEIWLRMTGVRHLGTLRARAIVRKLIDLNVFDHESLRTLGLSDDQITQFYSYDRKILEETLNWSSYPNHHIVTCEDALYPFLLNNIRDFPLLLFVSGSPELLVSPQISIIGSRGSSAYGERWGGFFAQELAANDLTVTSGLAIGIDGIAHRAALDAGGRTIAVLGSGLENIYPKRHAKLAERICSAGGALVSEFPLAMPPFPTNFPRRNRIISGLGLGVLVIEASIRSGSLVTARYALEQGREVFALPGPIGNPMTEGTHWLIQQGASLVTHPKDILEQLVSELQWLPMESGQTISNEEEDGELPFADVLANVGDEVTPVDVVAERAGQPVPEIVTKLLELELAGWIAAVPGGYVRLRRAGHVRRTHVLV from the coding sequence ATGCTATCAACGGAAATTTGGCTACGTATGACGGGCGTAAGGCACCTGGGCACCTTACGCGCTCGGGCTATTGTCAGAAAACTTATTGATTTAAATGTGTTCGATCACGAGAGCCTGCGCACGTTAGGCCTGTCTGATGATCAAATCACACAATTCTATTCCTACGATCGTAAGATCCTGGAAGAAACACTCAATTGGTCGTCTTATCCCAATCATCATATCGTGACGTGCGAAGATGCCCTGTATCCTTTTCTGCTGAACAACATTCGTGATTTTCCACTGTTGCTTTTTGTGTCTGGCTCTCCTGAGTTATTGGTATCGCCACAAATATCGATTATTGGTAGCCGAGGCAGCAGTGCTTACGGCGAGCGCTGGGGAGGCTTTTTTGCTCAAGAACTTGCCGCAAATGACCTCACAGTGACAAGTGGGTTAGCAATTGGCATTGATGGTATTGCTCATCGTGCTGCTTTGGATGCAGGAGGGAGAACCATTGCCGTGTTGGGAAGCGGACTGGAGAATATTTATCCCAAGCGGCACGCTAAGCTTGCCGAACGTATTTGTAGCGCTGGTGGTGCATTGGTCTCCGAATTTCCCCTCGCGATGCCGCCTTTCCCAACCAACTTTCCCAGAAGAAATCGCATCATTAGCGGATTAGGGTTGGGTGTTCTGGTCATTGAAGCGTCTATCCGTAGCGGGTCGCTAGTCACGGCGCGTTATGCTTTAGAACAAGGGCGGGAGGTTTTCGCTCTGCCAGGGCCTATCGGTAACCCTATGACTGAAGGAACGCACTGGTTAATCCAGCAAGGAGCCAGCCTGGTTACACATCCGAAGGATATTCTTGAGCAGTTGGTGAGTGAACTACAGTGGCTGCCAATGGAAAGCGGGCAAACTATTTCTAACGAAGAAGAGGATGGCGAATTGCCATTTGCCGACGTGTTGGCTAACGTAGGAGATGAGGTTACACCTGTTGACGTTGTCGCTGAACGTGCCGGCCAACCTGTGCCAGAGATAGTCACCAAGCTATTAGAGCTGGAGTTAGCAGGATGGATCGCAGCAGTACCCGGCGGCTATGTCCGATTAAGGAGGGCAGGCCATGTTCGACGTACTCATGTACTTGTTTGA
- the fmt gene encoding methionyl-tRNA formyltransferase translates to MSDSLRIIFAGTPDFAARHLDALLSSGHEVVGVFTQPDRPAGRGNKLTSSPVKVLAEQHSIPVFQPKSLRPAENQAMVQALNADVMVVVAYGLILPQPVLSMPRLGCINVHGSLLPLWRGAAPIQRALWAGDSETGVTIMQMDVGLDTGAMLHKISCPILPQDTSATLYDKLAELGPRGLLETLEQLADGSAVAEAQNDALATYAEKLSKEEARLNWQLSAEQLERCIRAFNPWPVSYFMVDEQPVKVWKAGVMTTAHGSLPGTILQADKQGIQVATAAGILNIQELQPAGKKVMSAQDLLNSRREWFVPGNTLD, encoded by the coding sequence GTGTCTGATTCTTTACGCATAATCTTTGCCGGCACCCCTGACTTTGCAGCGCGTCACCTTGACGCGCTTTTATCATCAGGGCATGAGGTCGTTGGCGTTTTCACCCAGCCCGATCGCCCAGCAGGCAGGGGCAACAAGCTCACCTCCAGTCCGGTAAAAGTACTGGCAGAGCAACATAGCATCCCCGTTTTTCAGCCTAAATCTCTGCGACCGGCAGAGAATCAGGCGATGGTTCAGGCGCTAAATGCCGATGTTATGGTCGTTGTCGCCTACGGCTTAATTCTGCCGCAGCCCGTATTATCCATGCCGCGCCTTGGCTGCATTAATGTCCACGGCTCCCTGTTGCCTCTCTGGCGTGGTGCGGCGCCCATTCAGCGTGCACTATGGGCTGGGGATAGCGAAACCGGTGTGACGATCATGCAAATGGATGTCGGACTCGATACGGGCGCAATGCTGCACAAAATTTCGTGCCCCATCCTGCCTCAAGATACCAGCGCAACGTTGTACGATAAACTTGCTGAGCTGGGACCGCGTGGCTTATTGGAAACGCTGGAACAACTTGCTGATGGCAGCGCTGTCGCTGAAGCACAAAATGACGCCCTTGCCACCTATGCAGAAAAGCTCAGCAAAGAAGAAGCTCGCCTAAACTGGCAGTTATCTGCTGAGCAGCTTGAGCGTTGTATTCGTGCTTTCAATCCCTGGCCAGTCAGTTATTTCATGGTAGATGAACAACCGGTGAAGGTCTGGAAAGCGGGAGTCATGACCACAGCACATGGCTCATTGCCCGGAACCATCCTTCAGGCAGATAAACAGGGTATTCAGGTGGCAACAGCTGCGGGTATCTTGAATATTCAGGAATTGCAGCCTGCAGGCAAAAAAGTAATGAGTGCACAGGATCTGCTTAACTCACGTCGTGAGTGGTTCGTTCCCGGTAATACACTGGACTAA
- the tsaC gene encoding L-threonylcarbamoyladenylate synthase type 1 TsaC encodes MSDVSDELMIPVLRELHNEQVIAYPTEAVFGLGCDPDSEVAVNRLLALKQRPWQKGLILIAADFSQLAPYIDDSALSDEQKAMMFSTWPGPVTWVLPAKCTTPQWLTGQFSSLAVRVSDHPLVKELCQRYGKPLVSTSANLSGQPPCRTAQDVSQQFGDDFPVLVGDVGGRMNPSEIRDVLTGELIRQG; translated from the coding sequence ATGAGTGATGTCTCTGATGAACTAATGATTCCCGTTTTACGGGAATTACATAACGAACAGGTTATTGCGTACCCGACTGAAGCGGTGTTTGGGTTGGGCTGCGATCCTGATAGTGAAGTGGCGGTTAATCGCCTGCTAGCGTTAAAACAGCGCCCCTGGCAAAAAGGACTGATCCTGATTGCGGCTGATTTTAGCCAACTGGCTCCTTATATTGATGACAGCGCGTTATCCGATGAGCAGAAGGCTATGATGTTTTCCACATGGCCTGGTCCGGTTACTTGGGTATTGCCCGCAAAGTGCACGACTCCGCAATGGTTAACGGGGCAATTTTCTTCGCTTGCGGTACGCGTTAGCGACCACCCGTTAGTCAAAGAACTGTGTCAGCGTTACGGCAAACCGTTGGTGTCGACCAGCGCCAATTTAAGTGGTCAACCTCCTTGCCGCACGGCTCAGGACGTTTCTCAACAGTTTGGTGATGATTTTCCTGTGCTCGTTGGGGATGTCGGCGGAAGAATGAACCCATCGGAAATCAGGGATGTATTAACAGGCGAGCTTATTCGTCAAGGGTAA